Proteins from one Malania oleifera isolate guangnan ecotype guangnan chromosome 4, ASM2987363v1, whole genome shotgun sequence genomic window:
- the LOC131153492 gene encoding sec-independent protein translocase protein TATC, chloroplastic encodes MGSASTALLYHLHLKNCSCCFNPLQCGVKLRTSPQIYQRRAKLGFSQRRGLENFSRVVCSAVDDVKEERQQLGGSAGVGSALEDRLDVDEALREDTLQNVDQDTEGSALYNFLYPDKELLPEDKEMSIFDHLEELRQRIFVSVLAVGAAILGCFAFSKELIILLEAPVKPQGVRFLQLAPGEFFFTTLKVSGYCGLLLGSPVILYEIIAFILPGLTRAERRFLGPIVLGSSVLFYAGVIFSYLILTPAALNFFVNYAEGVVESLWSIDQYFEFVLVLMFSTGLSFQVPVIQLLLGRVGIVSGDQMLSIWRYVVVGSVVVAAVLTPSTDPLTQMLLAAPLLGLYLGGAWMVKLTGR; translated from the exons ATGGGAAGCGCGAGCACAGCACTCCTATATCATTTGCATCTCAAAAACTGCAGttgctgctttaatcctcttcaATGTGGCGTAAAGCTGCGAACTTCTCCCCAAATCTACCAGAGAAGAGCGAAGTTGGGATTCTCGCAGAGAAGGGGTCTTGAAAATTTTAGTCGAGTTGTTTGCTCTGCTGTTGATGATGTGAAAGAGGAGCGGCAACAGTTGGGGGGTAGTGCAGGAGTTGGCTCGGCTCTTGAAGATAGGCTTG ATGTAGATGAAGCCTTAAGAGAAGATACATTACAAAATGTTGACCAGGATACTGAAGGAAGTGCACTTTATAATTTTCTTTACCCTGATAAGGAGCTCCTTCCAGAAGACAAAGAAATGAGTATATTTGACCATCTAGAGGAGCTGCGTCAGAGAATATTTGTGTCAGTTTTGGCAGTTGGAGCTGCTATCTTGGGATGCTTTGCATTTTCAAAGGAACTGATAATTCTTCTTGAAGCTCCTGTTAAACCGCAAGGTGTTCGATTTCTGCAACTAGCTCCGGGCGAGTTTTTTTTTACAACTTTGAAG GTGTCAGGATACTGTGGTCTTCTTTTAGGGAGCCCTGTTATTCTCTATGAGATCATTGCCTTCATTCTTCCTGGATTAACAAGGGCAGAAAGAAGGTTTCTAGGGCCAATTGTTTTAGGCTCCTCCGTACTTTTCTACGCTGGTGTCATCTTCTCCTACCTCATTCTCACTCCAGCAGCCTTGAATTTCTTTGTTAATTACGCAGAAGGGGTTGTGGAATCATTGTGGTCAATTGATCAGTACTTTGAGTTTGTACTCGTGCTCATGTTTAGCACTGGCTTGTCTTTTCAG GTTCCAGTTATTCAACTTCTTCTTGGACGGGTCGGGATAGTTTCAGGAGACCAGATGTTATCGATTTGGAGATACGTGGTGGTAGGGTCTGTGGTGGTTGCTGCTGTACTTACACCGTCAACTGATCCTCTAACTCAGATGCTTCTGGCGGCACCTCTTTTGGGTCTCTACCTGGGAGGGGCATGGATGGTGAAGCTTACAGGGCGATGA